In Arcobacter ellisii, a genomic segment contains:
- the fliE gene encoding flagellar hook-basal body complex protein FliE, which produces MNISSIANSLNVLGINSSSNVDNSDDKSFQNMLNDAISEVNDQQIKGYDAMEGIATGKVTNLQEAVQRIEEAELSMKLALEVKNKGLSAYKEIMRMQI; this is translated from the coding sequence TTGAATATATCATCGATTGCTAATTCTTTAAATGTGTTAGGAATAAATAGTAGTAGTAATGTAGATAATAGTGATGATAAGTCATTCCAAAATATGCTAAATGATGCAATTTCTGAAGTAAATGACCAACAAATTAAAGGTTATGATGCAATGGAAGGAATAGCAACAGGTAAAGTAACAAATTTACAAGAAGCTGTTCAAAGAATTGAAGAAGCTGAATTATCTATGAAATTAGCATTAGAAGTTAAGAATAAAGGTTTAAGTGCTTATAAAGAAATTATGAGAATGCAAATTTAA
- a CDS encoding P-loop NTPase, which produces MFDTISSQASKLVKLTSGVKKNYSKTKLLTITSGKGGVGKSTITANMAFLLARRGFNVAVLDADIGLANMQVLFDLKPQNTLFEYINGIKTLDEVITKTVYENVSLIAGKSGYQYTSNKNSFLFSRIVKDLIALNRYDILLVDTGAGLNDYVREFLAVSDNILAITTTDPSALTDVYSLMKMLSLDKNKLMLCFNHTRTHQIGETIANSLVNLGKKNSLREDFMVEYIGNVSTSANISTTGRLRKLFVNEFSTDEITKQLQIIIDKILLNIH; this is translated from the coding sequence GTGTTTGATACTATTTCTTCTCAAGCTAGTAAATTAGTAAAACTTACAAGCGGAGTAAAAAAAAACTACTCTAAAACAAAACTTCTAACAATTACTTCAGGAAAAGGTGGAGTTGGTAAGTCAACTATTACAGCAAATATGGCTTTTTTACTTGCTCGTAGAGGATTTAATGTTGCCGTGTTAGATGCAGATATAGGTCTAGCAAATATGCAAGTACTGTTTGATTTAAAACCTCAAAATACACTTTTTGAATATATAAATGGAATTAAAACATTAGATGAAGTAATTACAAAAACAGTTTATGAAAATGTATCATTAATTGCTGGGAAAAGTGGTTATCAATACACTTCTAATAAAAATAGTTTTTTATTTTCAAGAATAGTAAAAGATTTGATTGCACTAAATAGATATGATATATTATTGGTTGATACAGGTGCTGGATTAAATGATTATGTTAGAGAATTTTTAGCAGTTTCTGATAATATCTTAGCAATTACAACAACAGATCCTAGTGCTTTAACAGATGTTTATTCTTTAATGAAAATGTTATCTTTGGATAAAAATAAATTAATGTTGTGTTTTAACCATACAAGAACTCATCAAATCGGAGAAACAATTGCTAATTCTTTAGTAAATTTAGGAAAAAAAAATAGTTTAAGAGAAGATTTTATGGTAGAATATATAGGAAACGTTTCAACTTCTGCAAATATTTCAACGACAGGACGCTTGAGAAAATTGTTTGTTAATGAGTTTTCAACAGATGAAATAACTAAGCAGTTGCAGATTATTATTGATAAAATATTACTAAATATCCATTAA
- the flhF gene encoding flagellar biosynthesis protein FlhF produces MNMLSFLGETPTIALRLAQEECGEDAIVISTKKIANAKGTSKDMYEVVVAIEDEDKKKNLIYTKSAISKASENSQPIKTQVYDFKEEILKMQSVLEQVQKSIWNPKSQLYDLTIPPEFASMYNIFEQNEFDQEMTYTIMKKTIKQLPIALKSNPKKVNDFFKLILRRVIPIKHEVPLRKHQRKIIMMVGPTGVGKTTTISKLAARYAYKLGQNYKVGIVTLDSFRVGAIEQLQAYTNIMRLPLEIVKKPEGLSEALLRLKDCNYIFIDTAGSSQYDIDKIELINEYQKRVEELPIEKILVLPANVKHSDLLEIYKNYSRLSIDYLTFTKLDETKSFGNLISFAHKTKKSITYFSIGQNVPDDLIVSDSSFLIDCFMNNQCVRR; encoded by the coding sequence ATGAATATGCTCTCTTTTTTAGGAGAAACACCTACTATTGCATTAAGATTAGCTCAAGAAGAGTGCGGAGAAGATGCAATTGTAATTTCAACAAAAAAAATAGCAAATGCAAAAGGTACTTCAAAAGATATGTATGAAGTTGTTGTTGCTATTGAAGATGAAGATAAAAAAAAGAATTTAATCTATACAAAATCAGCAATTAGTAAAGCATCTGAAAATTCTCAACCAATTAAAACACAAGTATATGATTTCAAAGAAGAAATTTTAAAAATGCAAAGTGTTTTAGAACAAGTTCAAAAATCAATTTGGAATCCAAAAAGTCAACTTTATGATTTAACTATTCCTCCTGAATTTGCTTCAATGTATAATATTTTTGAGCAAAATGAGTTTGATCAAGAGATGACTTATACAATTATGAAAAAAACAATAAAGCAACTTCCAATAGCTTTAAAGTCAAATCCAAAAAAGGTAAATGATTTTTTTAAATTGATTTTACGAAGAGTAATTCCAATAAAACATGAAGTTCCATTAAGAAAACATCAAAGAAAAATCATAATGATGGTAGGACCAACAGGTGTTGGAAAAACTACAACTATTTCAAAACTTGCTGCGAGATATGCTTATAAATTGGGACAAAATTATAAAGTAGGGATTGTAACTTTAGACTCTTTTAGAGTTGGAGCAATTGAGCAGTTGCAAGCATATACAAATATTATGAGATTACCTTTAGAAATAGTAAAAAAACCCGAAGGTTTATCAGAAGCACTTTTAAGATTAAAAGATTGTAATTATATTTTTATAGATACAGCAGGTTCAAGTCAATATGATATTGATAAAATTGAATTAATAAATGAGTATCAAAAAAGAGTAGAAGAGTTGCCAATAGAAAAAATATTAGTTCTTCCTGCAAATGTTAAACATAGTGATTTACTTGAGATTTATAAAAATTATTCACGATTATCAATAGATTATTTAACATTCACGAAATTAGATGAGACAAAAAGTTTTGGGAATTTAATATCTTTTGCACATAAAACAAAAAAATCTATAACATATTTTTCAATAGGCCAAAATGTTCCTGATGATTTAATTGTTTCAGACTCTTCTTTTTTAATTGATTGTTTTATGAATAATCAATGTGTTAGGAGATAA
- a CDS encoding OmpA/MotB family protein → MAKNKCPECPKCLPGWLVQFGDLMSLLLTFFILLLSMAVMDKKKVEEYFDIMKKAMGFIDASTDVETQSDAYSTKDSSSSDSQESSESSESSFENSVQEVSQMVEELNSNQNIESQEISIEKGKNEFTLDIPSTIMFEDGQYELTNQSAKIFISKIARVIRTMPQTFNIEIIGHTDTNRVISDKIPRDAWDISALRSISVVKELIKNKIDPATLKVSAYGSYHPKSDVAADNRRVEMRFFSQDNQQDILNEENFFDRLE, encoded by the coding sequence ATGGCTAAAAATAAATGTCCTGAATGCCCAAAATGTTTACCTGGTTGGTTAGTTCAATTTGGGGATCTAATGTCTTTGTTACTAACATTTTTTATTCTTTTACTTTCAATGGCTGTTATGGATAAAAAGAAAGTTGAAGAGTATTTTGATATTATGAAAAAGGCAATGGGATTTATTGATGCTTCAACAGATGTTGAAACACAAAGTGATGCTTATTCAACAAAAGATAGTAGTAGTTCAGATTCACAAGAGAGTAGTGAATCAAGTGAGAGTTCTTTTGAAAATAGTGTTCAAGAAGTTTCTCAAATGGTTGAGGAATTGAATTCAAATCAAAATATTGAGTCTCAAGAAATTAGTATAGAAAAAGGGAAAAATGAGTTTACTCTGGATATTCCTTCTACAATTATGTTTGAAGATGGGCAATATGAACTAACAAATCAGAGTGCAAAAATTTTTATTTCAAAAATTGCAAGGGTTATTAGAACGATGCCCCAAACATTTAATATAGAAATTATTGGACATACTGATACAAATAGAGTTATAAGTGATAAAATACCAAGAGATGCTTGGGATATTTCAGCATTAAGATCAATTTCTGTTGTAAAAGAATTAATTAAAAATAAAATTGATCCAGCAACTCTAAAAGTTTCGGCCTATGGTTCGTATCATCCAAAAAGTGATGTTGCAGCTGATAATAGAAGAGTTGAAATGCGATTCTTTTCTCAAGATAATCAACAAGATATATTAAATGAAGAAAATTTCTTTGATAGGTTGGAATAA
- a CDS encoding motility protein A has product MDKSTVGGLGAGWALIALAIVLGGVGFGPYIDIPSVVIVFGGTIAVTAGQFEGKDLKRIVPAMKVAMNEVKVEPLPELVEKIVFYATEIKKHGVMQIEQKVLQETNPFFKEAFQLLVDGTKPDVLQPLMELKLEHMEKRHSVMIGIFGNIGGTAGAMGMIGTLVGLVAMLANLSDPASVGPAMAVALLTTMYGALLGTLFAGIMESKLSQKHNVEVTACEVIIHGAAMIAAEESIGNIKMQLNAILTEVVE; this is encoded by the coding sequence ATGGATAAAAGTACAGTTGGAGGTTTAGGAGCAGGTTGGGCTTTAATTGCACTTGCAATTGTTTTAGGTGGAGTTGGTTTTGGTCCATATATAGATATTCCATCTGTTGTAATTGTTTTCGGTGGAACTATTGCTGTAACAGCAGGACAATTTGAAGGTAAAGATTTAAAAAGAATTGTACCTGCAATGAAAGTTGCAATGAATGAAGTAAAAGTTGAACCTTTACCTGAATTAGTTGAAAAAATAGTATTTTATGCAACAGAGATAAAAAAGCATGGTGTTATGCAAATAGAACAAAAAGTATTACAAGAAACTAATCCATTTTTTAAAGAAGCATTCCAGTTATTAGTAGATGGAACAAAACCAGATGTTTTACAACCATTGATGGAATTAAAATTAGAACATATGGAAAAAAGACATTCTGTTATGATAGGAATATTTGGTAATATTGGTGGAACAGCAGGTGCTATGGGAATGATTGGAACACTTGTTGGACTTGTTGCAATGCTTGCGAATTTATCTGACCCAGCTTCTGTAGGACCTGCAATGGCCGTTGCCTTACTTACAACAATGTATGGAGCTTTATTAGGTACATTATTTGCAGGAATTATGGAAAGTAAACTTTCTCAAAAACATAATGTAGAAGTAACTGCATGTGAAGTTATTATTCATGGTGCAGCAATGATTGCTGCTGAAGAGTCAATTGGTAATATTAAAATGCAATTAAATGCAATATTAACTGAAGTTGTAGAATAA
- a CDS encoding FliM/FliN family flagellar motor switch protein, with translation MASDLSNIFKDELSNTLEQLLSKNSQVDSVSKLVSENFDSTQLVECNVKFDLKGISSSVLFYIPTLTATKFEYLMLGGMGDLKEHIDDEITDAVNEIISNICGSFCTSVNAQGLPDIGALKSEVKNASIVEGSILTSKNNAFEFIISLENEKLPIIIAFDEFILPFFSSITGVVSSTDTETKAPQVLPSNPVHSSSSVSSSVQVPKNLELLYNVKLKLSVRLGTKVVLLKDILRWDVGEIIELEQMVNEPLEILVNGVKIGEGEAVIVEGKFGLKIKKIGNEELRLNQIGL, from the coding sequence TTGGCATCAGATTTATCAAACATCTTTAAAGATGAACTTTCAAATACATTAGAGCAGTTATTATCAAAAAACTCTCAAGTAGATTCTGTTTCAAAACTTGTAAGTGAGAACTTTGACTCTACACAATTAGTTGAGTGTAATGTAAAATTTGATTTAAAAGGAATATCTTCTTCTGTATTATTTTATATACCTACTTTAACAGCAACAAAATTTGAGTATTTGATGCTAGGTGGTATGGGAGATTTAAAAGAGCATATTGATGATGAAATAACAGATGCAGTTAATGAAATAATTTCTAATATTTGTGGAAGTTTTTGTACTTCTGTAAATGCACAAGGACTTCCTGATATAGGAGCTTTGAAATCAGAAGTGAAAAATGCATCAATTGTTGAGGGATCAATTTTAACTTCTAAAAATAATGCTTTTGAATTTATAATTTCATTAGAAAATGAAAAATTACCAATTATAATCGCTTTTGATGAATTTATATTGCCGTTTTTTTCTTCAATTACTGGTGTAGTTAGTTCAACTGATACAGAAACAAAAGCACCTCAAGTTTTACCTTCAAATCCTGTTCATAGTAGTTCTTCTGTATCTTCATCTGTGCAAGTTCCAAAAAATCTTGAACTTTTATATAATGTAAAATTAAAATTAAGCGTTAGATTAGGAACAAAAGTTGTTTTATTAAAAGATATCCTAAGATGGGATGTTGGAGAGATTATAGAGTTAGAACAAATGGTAAATGAGCCTTTAGAAATTTTAGTAAATGGTGTAAAAATAGGTGAAGGTGAAGCTGTAATTGTTGAGGGAAAATTTGGCTTAAAAATTAAAAAAATTGGAAATGAAGAATTAAGATTAAATCAAATAGGATTGTAA
- a CDS encoding flagellin, with protein MEIGRVAEIDNAKLNNSEKVKKVSEVNDKNKVIQDDEYKKSVGNQDSSEKNEVILDNIRFGYNKNSRDFFVKVTRGDAEYKYPTEDMMKVKAFILQELEQNSKE; from the coding sequence ATGGAAATTGGAAGAGTTGCTGAAATTGACAATGCAAAATTAAATAACAGTGAAAAAGTTAAAAAAGTTAGTGAAGTTAATGATAAAAATAAAGTAATTCAGGATGATGAATATAAGAAATCTGTAGGAAATCAAGATTCAAGTGAAAAAAACGAAGTAATTCTTGATAATATAAGATTTGGTTATAACAAAAATTCAAGAGATTTTTTTGTAAAAGTAACAAGAGGAGATGCTGAATATAAATATCCAACTGAGGATATGATGAAAGTAAAAGCATTTATCCTACAAGAATTAGAACAAAATAGTAAAGAATAA
- a CDS encoding tetratricopeptide repeat protein, with protein MIKFIYKIFLGLYFFNSILYADDLIESQPEIIFQFEKLEKSQENLALQVDFNKAVLHLSKNEYEEAIELFKKTSKILQIPSFLNMGIAYYKLGSIDNAIVYLNKIYENENNVKADTFSYMSACYYLYQISKDNKYLDTIVKVSKKYKNLSEHTKRMLADTYIILKEYENALEVLNSMDYTMDLKKALIYIKLKDYEKASLLLGKAKEQNVNPNTLDKILWILSFTDLKLNKLDKLKETLDLINERRSTFKANIELPLEIYFNQNKFTSKQYLDSVLKFDENRKIDFVFYFAPFIFSDSQEIIYDTVKGFIYSQKESILNLEEMVDYNSKFLKIVKEDPIIRVSELKKMLTKDTKSYIYYNLALSCAQINDFHNAFKYFEKAYKLNPGNKLYSTMFLISANRINVKIKDKEYIETTIKTSNGLYNYFGKEIYKLFLNPQFTFADQPLNYENTIFYKSLEFLKAMNENQPLLNQPLLDEYIKDPLTFLIRLVQRREKESDYTYHSRLQDSIPLTLNNNFLEGPLIITRYYIDILKALGIFSKADLRITGKNTPSYLRTKALRDLHFGLPDETIKTLEYLQSEYKLEDKYTMYLIVAALLEAGRYNDASIQISLIKAILNDPDADFLTAIQLIQELKIPSAKQFLTQPYLDSLIDFKLVGFDEYLESL; from the coding sequence TTGATAAAATTTATATACAAAATTTTTCTAGGTTTATACTTTTTTAATTCTATTTTATATGCAGATGATTTGATTGAATCTCAACCTGAAATAATTTTTCAATTTGAAAAATTAGAAAAATCACAAGAAAATTTAGCATTACAAGTTGATTTTAATAAGGCAGTTTTACATTTAAGTAAAAATGAGTATGAAGAGGCTATAGAATTATTCAAAAAAACATCTAAAATCCTTCAAATACCCTCTTTTTTAAATATGGGTATTGCCTATTATAAATTAGGCTCAATTGATAATGCTATTGTATATCTAAATAAAATATATGAAAATGAGAATAATGTTAAAGCTGATACTTTTTCTTATATGTCAGCTTGTTATTATTTATACCAAATTTCAAAAGATAATAAATATCTTGATACTATTGTTAAAGTTTCTAAAAAATACAAAAATCTTTCTGAACATACTAAAAGAATGTTAGCTGATACTTATATAATTTTAAAAGAATATGAAAATGCACTAGAAGTTTTAAATTCAATGGATTATACAATGGATTTAAAAAAGGCACTTATTTACATAAAATTAAAAGATTATGAAAAGGCTTCACTTTTATTAGGAAAAGCAAAAGAACAAAATGTTAATCCTAATACATTAGATAAAATTTTATGGATTTTAAGTTTTACGGATTTGAAATTAAATAAATTAGATAAATTAAAAGAGACATTAGATTTAATAAATGAGAGAAGAAGTACTTTTAAAGCAAATATTGAATTACCTTTAGAAATTTATTTTAATCAAAATAAATTCACTTCTAAACAATATTTAGATTCTGTTCTAAAATTTGATGAAAATAGAAAGATAGATTTTGTTTTTTATTTCGCACCTTTTATTTTCTCAGATTCTCAAGAAATTATTTATGATACTGTAAAAGGTTTTATATATAGTCAAAAAGAGAGTATTTTAAATTTAGAAGAGATGGTTGATTATAATTCAAAATTTTTAAAAATAGTTAAAGAAGATCCTATTATTAGAGTATCTGAGTTAAAAAAGATGTTAACAAAAGATACTAAATCATATATTTATTATAATTTAGCGCTTTCATGTGCTCAAATAAATGATTTTCATAATGCTTTTAAATATTTTGAAAAAGCTTATAAACTAAATCCTGGAAATAAACTCTATTCTACAATGTTTTTAATTTCTGCAAATAGAATAAATGTAAAAATAAAAGATAAAGAATATATTGAAACGACTATTAAGACAAGTAATGGTTTATACAACTATTTTGGAAAAGAGATATATAAACTATTTCTAAATCCACAGTTTACTTTTGCTGATCAACCATTAAATTATGAAAATACAATTTTTTACAAATCATTAGAGTTTTTAAAAGCTATGAATGAAAATCAACCTTTATTAAACCAGCCTTTATTGGATGAATATATAAAGGATCCTTTAACATTTTTAATTAGATTAGTTCAAAGAAGAGAAAAAGAGAGTGATTATACTTATCACTCAAGATTACAAGACTCTATACCATTAACTTTAAATAACAATTTCTTGGAAGGTCCATTAATAATCACAAGATATTATATCGATATTTTAAAAGCATTAGGAATTTTTTCAAAAGCCGATTTAAGAATAACTGGTAAAAATACACCTTCTTATCTTAGAACAAAAGCATTGAGAGATTTACATTTTGGTTTACCTGATGAAACAATAAAAACATTAGAGTATTTACAAAGTGAATATAAATTAGAAGATAAATATACAATGTATTTAATTGTTGCTGCTCTTTTAGAAGCAGGAAGATACAATGATGCTTCAATTCAAATTTCATTAATAAAAGCAATTTTAAATGATCCTGATGCAGATTTTTTAACTGCAATTCAGTTAATTCAAGAATTAAAAATTCCAAGTGCAAAACAATTTTTAACTCAACCTTATTTAGATTCTTTAATAGATTTTAAACTTGTTGGTTTTGATGAGTACCTAGAATCTCTATAG
- a CDS encoding flagellar hook-basal body complex protein has product MIGALWTGISGLSAQQKALDNESNNIANVNTIGYKASRISFADQMYQDRIGKGSLVLDSEKLYTQGGTKLTGVNYDMALDGDGFFTVINKNTIGTAETFYTRAGNFRMGDNGTLQNAGGNEVQGWMMSPIDSQNDVTSTNPNTSVFTSDYTKLLSSKIIRHGTYVETITAKSTDYSLTAKSDSTSVFSGDGGKTKSAKVSDIEEAIKDYTGWLQKIKDEPDALSATSISQISQINFKSGADSIIGSDGHQIYVYIDGNKYSQNFLVTSSSQSFRDDLYASLTPAEQAVYGDPSGVLTDAQMAMYDKDAGKIATYKALADQISQIPGLVATMAIDSGGADVFNTTETYTSSTNNIDMLKGIIQIKSLIPGKEFKISEVGEVASGVTVQGNYQTTTTAEKGSGIAALETSRDALSKLITGKQQDVYTPTQILDGTQRDFTYAISIFDKELGQNIPVPNNGANPPQVVDMVIDNADSIDDFVAQINANPDLSKYVEARNVNGNLVIQTLDSNYDVEFTGSLKVSDDNTGTAAGIVGNLTPIDVNANYSGRKGAGAEFIEIVNKVDQTSSKGSLQLRLDTLGISDSAFGEFSVDSTGLITMKQDGADFAIGQIAIAVFNNNRGLNPVGNNLLAKTNESGDPVYNLNNNKTAQVMGKTLELSTADLSESLVNLMVFQRAFEANAKSITTSDDLLNTLINLKR; this is encoded by the coding sequence ATGATAGGTGCACTTTGGACAGGAATCTCAGGATTATCAGCACAACAAAAAGCATTAGATAATGAGTCTAATAATATTGCAAACGTAAATACAATTGGATATAAAGCATCAAGAATTTCGTTTGCCGATCAAATGTATCAAGACAGAATAGGAAAAGGGTCATTAGTACTTGATTCTGAAAAGTTATATACTCAGGGTGGTACAAAATTAACTGGTGTAAATTATGATATGGCTTTAGATGGAGATGGATTTTTTACTGTAATAAATAAAAATACAATTGGAACAGCTGAAACTTTTTATACAAGAGCAGGAAATTTTAGAATGGGAGATAATGGTACCCTTCAAAATGCTGGTGGGAATGAAGTTCAAGGTTGGATGATGAGTCCAATTGATAGCCAAAATGATGTAACAAGTACAAATCCAAATACAAGTGTATTTACTTCTGATTATACAAAGCTTTTGAGTTCTAAAATAATTAGACATGGTACATATGTAGAAACTATAACAGCAAAATCAACAGATTATAGTTTAACAGCAAAATCAGATTCTACAAGTGTATTTAGTGGAGATGGAGGAAAAACAAAATCAGCTAAAGTATCAGATATAGAAGAAGCTATAAAAGATTATACAGGTTGGTTACAAAAAATAAAAGATGAACCAGATGCTTTATCTGCTACATCTATTTCTCAAATATCACAAATTAATTTTAAATCTGGTGCTGATTCTATAATAGGAAGTGATGGACATCAAATTTATGTGTATATTGATGGAAATAAATATTCACAAAATTTTTTAGTAACTTCATCAAGTCAATCATTTAGAGATGATTTATATGCTTCACTAACCCCAGCTGAACAAGCAGTATATGGAGATCCAAGTGGTGTATTAACTGATGCTCAAATGGCTATGTATGATAAAGATGCTGGAAAAATAGCTACATATAAAGCTTTAGCAGATCAAATTTCTCAAATACCTGGACTTGTTGCAACAATGGCAATAGATTCAGGAGGAGCAGATGTATTTAACACTACAGAAACTTATACATCTTCAACAAATAATATTGATATGTTAAAAGGTATTATTCAAATAAAATCATTAATACCTGGAAAAGAGTTTAAAATATCTGAAGTTGGAGAAGTTGCAAGTGGTGTAACTGTTCAGGGAAATTATCAAACAACTACAACTGCTGAAAAAGGTTCTGGAATTGCTGCACTAGAGACTTCAAGAGATGCTTTATCTAAATTAATTACAGGTAAACAACAAGATGTTTATACACCTACTCAAATATTAGATGGAACACAAAGAGACTTTACTTATGCTATTAGTATCTTTGATAAAGAATTAGGACAAAATATTCCTGTTCCAAATAATGGTGCCAACCCACCTCAAGTAGTTGATATGGTAATTGATAATGCAGATTCAATTGATGATTTTGTAGCTCAGATAAATGCTAATCCAGATTTATCAAAATATGTGGAAGCAAGAAATGTAAATGGTAATTTAGTAATACAAACTTTAGATTCTAATTATGATGTTGAATTTACAGGTTCATTGAAAGTTTCAGACGATAACACTGGTACAGCTGCAGGGATTGTTGGTAACTTAACACCAATTGATGTAAATGCAAATTATTCAGGAAGAAAAGGTGCAGGAGCTGAGTTTATAGAAATTGTAAATAAAGTTGATCAAACTTCATCAAAAGGAAGTTTACAATTAAGACTTGATACACTAGGAATTTCTGATTCAGCATTTGGAGAATTTTCTGTTGATAGTACAGGTTTAATTACAATGAAACAAGATGGGGCAGATTTTGCAATTGGACAAATTGCAATTGCAGTATTTAATAATAATAGAGGTTTAAACCCAGTAGGAAATAACTTATTAGCTAAAACTAATGAGTCAGGTGATCCTGTTTATAATCTAAATAATAATAAAACAGCACAAGTAATGGGTAAAACATTAGAATTAAGTACAGCAGATTTAAGTGAAAGTTTAGTTAATCTTATGGTATTCCAAAGAGCTTTTGAAGCAAATGCTAAGTCAATAACGACTTCAGATGATTTATTAAATACTTTAATAAACTTAAAAAGATAA
- a CDS encoding flagellar hook-basal body complex protein, with protein MIGALWNGMTGIYTFDKAISVESNNASNSNTVGHKLDDITFEDLMYKSRYGKGVGTQSIDKQFTQGYIKPTNVNLDVAIEGDGFFVLNDRKTGETFYTRAGNFQQAEDGILESQNNLKVLGLTPQNRTIVSSNANDSSFSNEFSRQITSLDISNDTTVYNVNARATDFYSSAVNDLNTQKGNNYKTASSKINDVELLKSDYTEKLKLFQSNPDAASVPSLSQVSQVNFSSLLSQLNDENDYISVKINNSIIRENFDTDVETTLKNLADRISNSQGFKSSVDTNTGILTIEGLVAGKEFTLIDANVNSDFAPVSKLQNATLGSGLAMVQTSRDALKNAIENADGKFLEITNVLAYGNNAVIGTSEINLRLNALGLVPDAKGEVSISNDGFVYVSNGDNDFLVGKISTANFKNVQGLDAEGGNYFRATRESGAAYNADKMNTMVSNSLENANINFGNTLSTLLIYQKAFEANSKSITTSDEFIKAAIEMKR; from the coding sequence ATGATTGGAGCATTATGGAACGGAATGACAGGTATATATACCTTTGATAAAGCAATTTCTGTTGAATCAAATAATGCTTCTAATTCAAATACTGTTGGACATAAACTTGATGATATTACTTTTGAAGATTTAATGTATAAATCAAGATATGGAAAAGGTGTAGGTACTCAAAGTATAGACAAACAATTTACACAAGGTTATATAAAACCAACAAATGTAAATTTAGATGTTGCAATAGAAGGTGATGGTTTTTTTGTTCTTAATGATAGAAAAACAGGAGAGACATTTTACACAAGAGCAGGTAATTTTCAACAAGCAGAAGATGGAATACTTGAATCACAAAATAATTTGAAAGTATTAGGATTAACTCCACAAAATAGAACTATAGTATCATCAAATGCAAATGATAGTAGTTTTTCAAATGAATTTTCAAGACAAATCACTTCTTTGGATATTAGTAATGATACAACTGTTTATAATGTAAATGCAAGAGCAACAGATTTTTATTCATCAGCAGTAAATGATTTGAATACTCAAAAAGGAAATAATTATAAAACAGCAAGTTCAAAAATAAATGATGTTGAGTTATTAAAAAGTGATTATACTGAAAAATTAAAACTTTTTCAATCAAATCCAGATGCTGCTTCTGTTCCTTCTTTAAGTCAAGTTTCTCAAGTGAATTTTTCTTCATTATTGTCACAATTAAATGATGAAAATGATTATATTTCAGTGAAAATCAATAATAGTATTATTAGAGAAAATTTTGATACAGATGTTGAAACTACTTTAAAAAATTTAGCAGATAGAATTTCTAATAGTCAAGGATTTAAGTCTAGTGTTGATACAAATACAGGTATATTAACTATTGAAGGATTAGTCGCAGGAAAAGAGTTTACTCTTATTGATGCAAATGTAAATAGTGATTTTGCACCTGTATCTAAGTTGCAAAATGCAACTTTAGGGTCAGGTTTAGCTATGGTTCAAACATCAAGGGATGCATTAAAAAATGCTATTGAAAATGCAGATGGGAAATTTTTAGAAATAACTAATGTATTAGCTTATGGCAATAATGCAGTAATTGGTACAAGTGAAATAAACTTAAGATTAAATGCTTTAGGATTAGTTCCCGATGCTAAGGGAGAAGTTTCTATTTCAAATGATGGGTTTGTTTATGTATCAAATGGTGATAACGATTTTTTAGTAGGAAAAATATCAACAGCAAACTTTAAAAATGTACAAGGTTTAGATGCTGAAGGTGGAAATTATTTTAGAGCCACAAGAGAGTCAGGAGCTGCTTATAATGCAGATAAAATGAATACCATGGTTTCAAATTCTTTAGAAAATGCAAATATTAATTTTGGAAATACACTAAGTACATTATTAATATATCAAAAAGCATTTGAAGCAAACTCAAAATCAATTACAACTTCAGATGAATTTATAAAAGCTGCTATTGAAATGAAAAGATAG